One part of the Candidatus Saccharimonadales bacterium genome encodes these proteins:
- a CDS encoding exodeoxyribonuclease III yields the protein MTTVYSWNVNGIRAVLRKGDFVKFVDEHKPDILCLQETKAQKDQVEVDLPGYIETWNSAEKKGYSGTAVFSKTQPLSVAFGFPEEIAKKYNLKDHVERDSSTEGRVITAEFEKFYVVTVYTPNAKDDLSRVPLRHEHWDPAFLEHCKNLEKTKPVIFCGDLNVAHTPDDLARPKPNEGKKGFTPEEREGFDNFVKAGFVDTFRIFTQGNGHYSWWTHWGNARANNVGWRIDYLMVSESLKKHVKKAEIHADVMGSDHCPVSITLDI from the coding sequence ATGACAACAGTATATTCATGGAACGTAAATGGAATTCGCGCAGTTTTGCGTAAAGGTGATTTTGTAAAATTTGTAGACGAGCACAAACCCGACATTTTGTGCCTACAAGAAACAAAGGCTCAAAAAGACCAGGTTGAGGTTGACTTGCCAGGCTACATTGAAACCTGGAATTCAGCCGAAAAAAAGGGATACTCCGGCACGGCAGTTTTTAGTAAAACCCAGCCACTTAGCGTAGCCTTTGGATTTCCAGAAGAAATCGCTAAAAAATACAACTTAAAAGATCATGTTGAGCGTGATTCTTCAACCGAAGGCCGTGTAATTACCGCAGAATTCGAAAAATTTTACGTTGTGACAGTTTATACGCCAAATGCCAAAGATGACTTGAGTCGCGTACCGCTGCGCCATGAGCATTGGGATCCAGCATTTTTAGAGCACTGCAAAAATCTTGAAAAAACCAAGCCAGTAATTTTTTGTGGCGATTTAAACGTAGCTCACACTCCCGACGATTTAGCTCGGCCAAAACCAAACGAAGGTAAAAAAGGTTTTACACCCGAAGAACGAGAGGGCTTTGACAACTTTGTAAAGGCCGGCTTTGTTGACACTTTCCGTATTTTCACCCAAGGTAACGGCCACTACAGTTGGTGGACGCACTGGGGTAATGCACGTGCAAATAATGTTGGATGGCGCATCGACTACTTGATGGTCTCGGAAAGCTTAAAAAAACATGTTAAAAAAGCCGAGATTCACGCAGACGTCATGGGCAGCGATCATTGTCCGGTTAGCATAACTTTGGATATTTAA
- the pyrH gene encoding UMP kinase codes for MKLKYTRILVKISGEQLAGADGSGINKKIAKRIAAEVAQAISVGTEVVIMVGGGNFIRGAQIEGSGIKRVTGDFMGMLATLINAIALNDIFAENSVPSRILTSIVADQVADQYTQRRALHQLTKGRVVILGGGVARPYLTTDTAALNLALELDCDLVCKITKVDGVYDRDPVRFADAKLIPELSFTKAVEDENIRVMDKAALALALEYKMPIVVCDLDQHDNLKKVALGEKIGTLIS; via the coding sequence ATGAAACTTAAATATACTCGAATTTTGGTGAAAATTTCGGGCGAGCAACTTGCTGGCGCCGATGGCTCAGGAATAAACAAAAAGATTGCAAAAAGGATCGCTGCCGAAGTTGCCCAGGCAATCTCGGTGGGTACTGAAGTTGTGATTATGGTGGGCGGTGGTAATTTTATTCGTGGAGCTCAGATCGAAGGGTCCGGAATAAAGCGCGTGACGGGCGATTTTATGGGAATGCTAGCAACCTTGATTAATGCAATCGCGCTGAATGATATTTTCGCTGAAAACAGCGTTCCGTCGAGGATTTTAACAAGCATTGTCGCTGACCAAGTCGCCGACCAATACACTCAGCGCCGCGCACTTCATCAGCTTACAAAAGGTCGCGTGGTTATTTTAGGTGGTGGCGTTGCTCGCCCTTACCTAACTACTGATACAGCCGCTTTAAACTTGGCACTCGAACTTGACTGCGACCTTGTGTGTAAGATCACAAAAGTCGATGGAGTCTACGACAGAGATCCTGTAAGGTTTGCTGACGCTAAGCTCATTCCGGAGCTAAGTTTTACAAAAGCAGTAGAAGACGAAAATATTCGTGTCATGGATAAAGCTGCGCTTGCACTAGCGCTTGAGTATAAAATGCCAATCGTAGTTTGTGATCTTGACCAGCATGACAATCTTAAAAAAGTCGCTTTAGGCGAAAAAATTGGTACGTTGATTTCTTGA